From Epinephelus lanceolatus isolate andai-2023 chromosome 23, ASM4190304v1, whole genome shotgun sequence:
attttacctTAGGAAcaaactgtgtagtcatcaatgcctgatgcctctagtcttttctgttctacatgtaaaggtatatagctttttaggtcaaccatggtatcggatcggtatcaggtatcagctgatactcaaagccacagcatcggggttggtatcgaaactgaaaaagctgcatCGGTGCGTCTCTACATAGTTCGCAGTCCTAACTAATGATTTTAATGTAACAGTAATAACTTGTATAGCATTTATCtaaacaaggttacaaagtgcttgaaaaataacatgaaaataagaCGTCAATAAGATtacaatgatttttaaaaaaaaatgtaagagCTAGAAAAAATGATAAactatatagcacctttcatagaagaaatgcaGCGCAAAGTCCTTTACAATAACGGCATTATAAGCAccgagtgcttcacatgaaagtAGACATAATGGATATAAAACAGACAAGGCAATTTAATATAAAAGggcatttaaaaacagtttaaaacatccaggtgtgccgtgggatttctttataaccacacattattattgcaatgtTCAACTGAGCCTAtgcaaaaagttatgaatgaatttttaattgactgtatcagtatgttgtgtgcacccatttccCAACACAGAGGAAACTCTAGCTAGaacatgtaatttaatttaattcaatttaaaaaaaaaaccttcactgggaacctatttgtcactGTTCACACGTGgaaattataagtgtgtgacacatcaaaagccctgattggcagccagtgtgaggggtGAGAAAGCCGTGAGTGGGACGATGGATCACTTTATCgtacggagcaaattacaacaaagcaccagtgaCGACGACCTACCaccgaaagaaaagagaaaaaaatgtcagacagTATCATAAAAGCTACctgttgtatttttattgtcgtatgtcgtgataagagtgatagCACGGGTTATAGAGAAGGCTGTGAACAGATAAAAATACAGAGTATTACTGGCAAACCGAcaactctgtgtttttttagGTCAAGGTGTGGACACGCCCTTGTCAGAAACAGGTTTGCAGCAGGGTGAGGCGGTGGGACAATACCTCAAAGACATCAAATTCAACAATGTGTATGTCAGTAATCTACAACGAGCCATACAGGTAAGACACACCTACCAACCTGGTGTCACACACAGATCAGCTGACAGAAGAATCACTGTCTTTCTGTCATCTGCATAGTGATTAAATGTCAGATCATGCAGACTTGTTGTTTTATCTGTGTAGTGCTGTTCGCACATGAAAAGATAAGTTtggtgatattctatattttcGTTATTGTGAACAATTCCATGAAAAGACCCAACAACAATCATACTAACAAGTATTGTCTCTAAAGCCAAAGCCTGATATAACTTATTCCTCTGCGACACTATTGTTGTCCAgaaactgatttttaaaaaacacatcaatcagCAACCCCTTTGCACTGGGTGACACGTCCCTTCATTGTGATGAACACGGGCACTGTCATTCATTTTGAGACAGTCCTACGTACATAAACCCTCTGGCTGGAAATTTTCACTAGATTctcaaatgtgtattaattcGCAGGTGAATATAGTCCCCGACAAATGCACTGCTTACACGTGTTTACacactgttttattatttatcctTTTGTAAAAGTGACACTcatattaaaggaacagtgtttaAGATTTAGGGGAATTTAGTGGTATCTAGTGGTAAGGATGTAGATtgcagctgaaacttctggttagaattccttcagtgttcattgttcaggaggtttttgctgggagctgaattatccacagaggcctcttcctctccaaaacaaacagacctggtgatttcaaaccggtaaaaacacagaataaattagtttcatgcaaaaaaaaaaaaaaaatcagtgtttttctgacacagcgTGTCACGGCGGGGTTGCCAACGAAGGTGGTCGACACAAGAATGTGAATAGCCccatctagagtcagtgttcagtttgtctgtactgtagaaacatggtggtgcaacatggtggactccgtgGACGAGGACCACTTCCTCTGTAGACATAAagggctcattctgaggtaacgaaaacacagttcttattttcaggtgattatacaccaaagaaaactcCCTCGAAAACATGATAGCACATCTCAGGGGGCTTTATCCTAATAAACAAATTTGAATAATTAATATTCTTCCAATACAtacctagactcacaagtcagtctttagacgctttgcttaactaaagactgatttctttctccctgattttgtgtttagatgagcggatacaatttcagaatttaaaaaactccctaccttgcagaaccaatagtaaatccgcagggcagtccttcagtggctcgctgaaatcttgtgcttgtaaacacagttaaaagttttaaacaaagtcgctgtaagtccttcatttccacaatctcgtggactgagcacacgctTGATGAAACgaagttaaatctctcggcatccattttcaagctctctgtgtgtttgtgtccttgtggacgagaaaagggggagcgcacatttccgggagggcgtttccttttcaaaaatgcaaaaggcgttactttgttgccggccgttttctccagtgtgttgaacacactttagaaaggggTATCCCCAGACTATTAGAATGttgagatctctgattgtctggtggcgagacgaATACATCCCTATCAGTCTTTCACACTGAACCTTAAAATATGTGAATAATTTCTAAAGAGTTACATCTTCAGTATGAATGAATCAGGCCACAGAAAGAGTAGGACAGTCTGAAACTATTGAGAGACAGACTTTGGTTTTGCCTTTTcataggcagcagtgtgtcCTTTAAAACCTTTGAGTTTTTTTTGGTCTAACCTTTAATAGAATAATTTATCAGCATATGACTCCCTAGAGATCCTACGTTGACCCCCTATTGTAGtgatatttaacattttgtcCATGGAACTTTTCAAGTTTGATGAAATTTCCTGTGAATAATTTTACCAATACAAACATTGTGCAACAGCCTTACATCAGTGACCTTTGAAATAAGTGATTCCAGACCAAACCTCACACATTTTTCCTTTAGTTAAGtgtcaacattttaacaaactCCTACGTGATTGTCTGCCTCCACATGTCATTATGCATATAAAACAGAACAGGCCCTAAAAGCATCTTACGGCTACAACGGTCTGAGCTCATGACACTGAAAATGGGACTTGGGCCATCTTAGTTTAAAGGTCCCGTGTGTAGGATTTCGgaggacatattggcagaaatggattaCAAAATAACGACAATGtattctttagtgtataatcacctgaaaataataagtgttgtgttttctttaacttGATCCGTTTatgtctacatagggagcaggtcctcatctgaGGAGTCggccatgttgcaccactatgtttctacagaagcccagagcagacaaaccaaacactggctgtagatATTGAACCCCAAACTGTttccgatggctgttccatgggtgtgttagtgtgtttgaAAACTGAGTAGGAGGTGTATGGAAGCcttgtatgaatgtgtgtgtgaatggtgaatgtgactcgtagtgtaaaaagcgctttgagttgtcagatgactagaaaggtgctatacaaatgcaggtccatactaggggtgggcaatatggccctaaaataatatcatgatataaAACATCACTGACTCCTGTGTGCACAGACAACCCCAAAGCATCAGgcaacattatttaaaaatcttaatttaGGTTGGCAGAAATGATTCAGTTTAAATTTGGGCCTCCTGCATCGTCTGCCCAAGGGTGAAGCTCATACTCAGCATGGAGAATATGGGAAGAGTCGGACAGTATTCTCTGTGCTTGTCtcagagaggaaaagacctctgcggataattcagctcccgctAAAAGCCTCCTGAACCTCTGGATCCTAAGTTATTGGAGGAAAAAGGTGAGAACACATTGGCAGGTGCTAGTCTAACGGCCCGCCTCCAACATACCAAACATTCAAGGAGAAACAGtgatttgtaatttatttagtgtttgtgCCGGTTTtcatcacctggtccatttgttttggagatgagGAGACCTCCGTGGATAATACGGCTcccgataaaaacctcctgatcaatgaacactgaagcaattctaaccaggagaagtttcagcttgttgcaatctgcagtcttcaccactagatggcgctaAATCTCCCTTAATCTTACACATTGCTACTGCTTTTGGTATATCGGTGGTAAATCGCGCTGAGCAAGGGATAACTGACAAATAAAACCACTGTTTACATTAACCTGCATTAAACTAATGGGCAGTGTTCATTACCAAGATGCAAAAGAAGCTCTGTGATTAAACATGAGCAGAAAATGTCCCAACAGTTTCACAGCTGGAGCTCCAGACCTTTTTTCTGTCCGCAGAGTATCTGCAGCTTGTTTATTTCCTATCAGGAACAAATGATTCTGTTAAGCCAGTAAAGTGTCACTATTGTTTTCTCAAGGTTGtgaaaaaggggaaaaacagGATGCATGTAAAAGACTTCCAGATATAAAATAGTTGTGTGCACATTCATGTCTCTGTGGTCTTTGACTCACTGATGCTGACAGTGTATTAATGACTTTTTAGTTTGCCTATGACAGACACTTTTGGCACTCACAAATTATTTGAGTCAGTAATTCCCAGATTACATTTCCTCCTTCAGACAGCTGAAATAATTCTGAGAAACAACACTCACTGTTCTGGCACGGAGATGGTCCTGGAGCCATTACTCAGAGAGAGGGTAAGTTGTCTTTGTACTACCTCCAAATATTAAAGCTTTAAATGTAGCACTACATCAGCTACTGTTCTGATTTATAGGCTgtggtgtgtggttgtgttAATGCAGGGTTTTGGTGTTGCTGAAGGACGTCCCAAAGAGGATCTGAAGAACATGGCCAACGCTGCTGGGCAGTCATGTCATGACTACACTCCTCCAGGAGGCGAGACTTTAGACCAGGtgagtcagatacagtcaggatTCATCATTTGGACACTCACTGTACAGTACTGtactgttaaaatgttaaacagCCACTTTTACCAGCTGGCACTAAATTGCATTTTGGGGGATTTGATTGCAGTCAGATAGTGCTTGACCACATCAAAATGCACCCAACACCCCTTAAAGGTTGGACTTTGGGCTGGGTGATATAATGGCTATGtacaatatattttcaagcaagatatagatttagacaaCACCATTTGTATTGATATAGGGTCATATCATCATGAGGTGGATCATAGTGCATCACCAttcttcttggtagttgtagtctgACAGAACTGTTGAAAGAATGCAGCGAGAACACAGACGTTTCATATACAAGACGTATATAATGTGGACACAGTGTCTCTTGttccttccctccctcggcctctctgttgatgctatgtgcataaataaaattaaaatcccaaataaataaaaagatttaaatcattTCCCGGCACTACATTTAAAGGCCATGGACAATGACTTTTTAACTCCCCCTACAAAGAGTTGTAATTGTTTCAAacctacttgatacttttatactcatgttatagttttgtgtcctgtgctgcaaacctttaaatctctgtagctccagtgcttgGTGCTCACATACTGCCAAAAATGTCTTGTGACAtgtcaaatgtggctttgactatatattgtgtatcgccAGACAGCGTGTAATCTAGATACAATCTggatacaagacacattttcatACCAGGAGTAAAGGGAGGTCTGTGAAACTTAAGGTTAGGAGATGATTGTTTGTGCAACAGCGCCATGTTGTGCCCATTTTAAATATTGCATGGACAGATAATAGCTGCAAAAGACAGTGCAGTTTGGTAGTTAATGTGGAAGATCCCAAGCTACTCTACTTGATTCTTCCATGGTTATATGCTTGTGacaatgcttgttttttttttttttgtaaagccacagttggtaactttaatGAGAATAActtttgtcatgtttgctgaaactgtcactttgTTCTGAAGGAAGTActtgagacagataatctgtgaaaaacaaatcatgcctcctcctcttcctattGCCTCTAATGGTATCTGCCAGAATCTACCGCAGCGTACCAAAAGCGACCAAGAAGTCActaaagcagctgtcaatcatgttgaTCACTGCTTGTTAACtgtgtcaaactaggcagcgctgatcaaacacgaatcaagattctgtaactgcattgcccatttctcacctcagatgttttcagaaacacaagtAAGTGACTGTTTCGCTGCAAAATGAGAGAATTTGCTCTTAGTAGTGCAAAATGCACAGCAGAATTTTCCaaaactatcacagggctgacacagagagacaggccaccattcacacctacgggcaatttagagtcaccagttaacttgcatgtctttggactgtgggaggaagctggagtacctggagaaaaccctcGCTGTCATGGGgagcaccaccatgctgccctaTGTCTATAGATCAACTTACTGATGAATCAATTTCTCATTTCAGCTCTCTTTTTTATATAGTTTGTACAATGGcaaaataatttaaagaaaCTTGTATCTGACAGACAGCACGAGACTCTGACAGTGTTTACTTTGTCAGATGATTCACACTCTCAAACCTGCTCTGGTTCCCTGTCACCTTTTTTTCCAGGTGAAGCTGCGATTCAAAAAATTCCTCAAAGTCCTTTTCAAGCAAATGTTGGATGAACATGGGCAGTCAGGACCACACGCCTCCGCAGGAGCATCAGGAGCTGGAGACACTGCGAACGGACCCGCAGCTGCTGCCTCAGTCATTGCTTCTGTCGGCTCGGCTGATGACGGTCTCCAGGGAGTGTCGGTCCACGCTCTGGTCGTGAGCCACGGTGCTTACATCCGTGTAGCCGTCAAGCACCTCGTAGAGGATTTAAAAAGCTCTCTGCCTGCAGGGGTGAAGATGTCCCAGCTGTTCTCACCGTGTCCTAACACAGGCATCAGTCGCTTCGTTTTCACCCTGAGCCAGTCCGAGTCCAGCCCGGTCCTCTCTGCCGCTCGCTGCTTCTTTACCAACAGGAAGGATCacctggaaaacctcacagCTGCTGAATAGTGTGAAAGGGACAGAAGTTTTATGTAATGGTactgtttgtgtgcacatgtactgtatacattCTCTGACGGGAACAATCACGAACACTAAAGGGAAAGTAAGAGGCAAAGACCTCAGAGTTACTACAGGGTAACTGAATAAAGCAATGCACATGGTCTTTTAAATAATCACATGGTTTTACTGAGGATCCATAGTCAAAATAAGTGTGCAGTGCTGTATTATCAGTGTTTTATCATCCTTCAACTGTAGGGCAGTGAGGACTTGTGTCATActacatatattttattattgttaacaTTATTGCCTCTTCGATCATGTTATACCAAAGTCAGAACTATTTAATGTATTGTTGGGCACTTAatatgtgtggcatttttaAGTTGATGTCTCCTTTGTTGCTGCTCATTTTACTTGTGCAATACAtcatgaaaacactgaatttatgttatgttttataCATACCTATAGATAAAAGAGATGAATACAGGGTTCACATATGACAAAATGCTGTGGAAGTATATAAATGCAGTGTGGTCTATTTATTAAATCCTGTAATATGTGATCTATAAACCGACTTTCCATTCaacataaatgcattttttatgaTTCTGAAATACTGGAAGGAGAGCTGTCTCCAGATCGCTGTGTTTCATGGTAATGATCAGTGGTGGATGGAGTATTCACATCTTTTACTCAAATAATTGTAGTAATTCTGCAGTTCAACAATAATCTTATACAAATATGAGTCCTGCAGTCTCCATCTTACTCAATTAAAGTACAAAAGTGTTCAGTAGCATGAGTATATGCTTTAAGTACCCACTACCCAGTGTGAAAGTACTGAAGATACAGAGTGCACCAGTTCAtgatcatgctatactatgacaatttttttcGACGTACGATGATATGttctttttattagttttttcaacatactgtccTTTGACTTTCttcggcatactatactatgccgtttttatcagttatttgacatactatgctatgttgtttttatcagttttttcaacatactgtcctttgacttttttcaacatactatgctatgccgtttttatcacttttcaacatactgtcctttgatttttttcaacatactatgctatgccgtttttatcagttttcaacatactgtcctttgattttttcgacatactgtactatgccgtttttatcagttttttgacatactatactatgccgtttttatcagttttttcaacatactatactatgccgtttttatcagttatttgacatgctatgctatgtcatttttatcacttttcaacatactgtcctttgattttttttcgacatactgtactatgccgtttttatcagttttttgacatactatactatgccgtttttatcagtt
This genomic window contains:
- the tigarb gene encoding fructose-2,6-bisphosphatase TIGAR B, with the translated sequence MFTFSLTLVRHGETQYNRDKLLQGQGVDTPLSETGLQQGEAVGQYLKDIKFNNVYVSNLQRAIQTAEIILRNNTHCSGTEMVLEPLLRERGFGVAEGRPKEDLKNMANAAGQSCHDYTPPGGETLDQVKLRFKKFLKVLFKQMLDEHGQSGPHASAGASGAGDTANGPAAAASVIASVGSADDGLQGVSVHALVVSHGAYIRVAVKHLVEDLKSSLPAGVKMSQLFSPCPNTGISRFVFTLSQSESSPVLSAARCFFTNRKDHLENLTAAE